From Allofrancisella guangzhouensis, a single genomic window includes:
- a CDS encoding glycoside hydrolase family 18 protein encodes MKVNKCFFLILMIIVSLGSSYATQLQKDAKYLVAYVDLNATGSLSMITDNGWKTPNIMIFGFMDTSTDNIRMDYLNSLRDIISKERSDGCLNFISIGGAVGTSNLLSQDPQVAASNIISQLSKYNTLLKNQANINSEIVGIDIDIEYVKSPLSEEIITTLAKKIHEAGYLVSIAPQPSTNLEEGSLVDPSNPYNLYFASQGHNNQYAQSIKKGYVDLVNLQLYNSGGDIIKFKGDITEKDPKFYRYMAEAVSNLFSEDCTKSKYPICIPNGTKIILGEVVNRSAGNSNTIYGDSEGWYNQKAIIDDLVNEVQIVLANKDNKFNHYDGLMYWSLNNDYYPSEYGNKDNYAIPGLFSESFAKLF; translated from the coding sequence ATGAAAGTTAATAAATGTTTTTTTCTAATCCTAATGATTATAGTTTCGTTAGGATCCAGTTATGCTACACAATTGCAAAAAGACGCTAAATATTTAGTTGCCTATGTAGATCTAAATGCTACAGGTTCATTATCTATGATTACAGACAATGGTTGGAAGACGCCAAACATAATGATTTTTGGATTTATGGACACCTCAACAGATAATATAAGGATGGATTATCTAAATAGTTTGAGAGATATAATATCAAAAGAGCGAAGTGATGGCTGCTTAAACTTTATCAGTATTGGTGGAGCCGTAGGTACAAGTAACTTATTATCCCAAGACCCGCAAGTTGCAGCTTCGAATATCATTAGTCAATTGTCAAAGTATAATACACTATTGAAAAACCAAGCAAATATAAATAGTGAAATAGTAGGTATTGATATAGATATTGAATATGTTAAATCTCCTCTTTCTGAAGAGATAATTACAACTCTAGCAAAAAAAATACATGAGGCAGGATACCTAGTCTCTATCGCTCCGCAGCCATCAACAAATTTAGAAGAAGGAAGCTTAGTTGATCCATCCAATCCATACAACTTGTATTTTGCATCACAGGGACACAATAATCAGTATGCTCAGTCTATAAAAAAAGGTTATGTTGATTTAGTTAATTTACAATTATATAACAGTGGAGGAGACATAATCAAATTTAAAGGTGATATTACAGAGAAAGATCCAAAATTTTATAGGTATATGGCTGAGGCTGTATCTAATTTGTTTTCAGAGGATTGTACAAAATCTAAATACCCTATATGCATCCCAAATGGAACAAAAATTATACTAGGTGAAGTGGTCAATAGGTCCGCTGGCAATAGTAATACTATTTATGGAGATTCTGAAGGTTGGTATAACCAAAAAGCTATAATTGATGACCTTGTTAATGAGGTTCAGATTGTATTAGCTAATAAAGACAATAAATTTAATCATTATGACGGTTTGATGTATTGGTCCTTAAACAACGATTACTATCCAAGTGAATATGGAAATAAAGATAATTATGCTATTCCAGGCTTATTTTCTGAGTCATTTGCTAAGTTATTTTAA
- a CDS encoding chitinase, whose translation MKEQISRLSVIFLCLNFSFSLANNSVDKIQEINKPKYTNAINVKQNDNGIVNILAQAATTDPLLHKVTDVPGKAKIELAELYYNTLFFPSEETFMKIRGKDPEKAWGNFIAQAVNKNGCVANGKGQGIYKGCDEYYSLENLLKSLDNLKNITERNYQKAKSIESGPTQYTTVESALKEKDRVNNFAVTGNDLDNLRQIAAFFAHMTTETGGSDGYQSNISAAYAFSAVQEGNCGNGDDCEQYKVTSQPSGGNFPQWQKYTNENYYGRGGKQLTYWENYEYYSQALYGDFRLLENPGLLVEGDKQYSPGEYGLTTSLAYLLLRYHDNCQTLETRDKNNNPIVNANCGPYYPSVDFDKPSMIEAFGEENSIQTFRSKQWITLSDKYGKPGFGLSINLINGGVECRADMTYQAMNRINFYIEYLVRFGADIKNVVISYKSGSENVFTKVDLIHNMINNSEGASDVSEWFTKYTTSPLLEMQDGKDKLGIYSNLDKISHITIVYGNGYVEHLDCIGYRTIGE comes from the coding sequence ATGAAAGAGCAAATATCGCGTTTGTCTGTTATTTTTTTATGTTTAAATTTTTCTTTTTCTCTCGCTAATAACAGTGTAGACAAAATCCAAGAAATTAATAAACCAAAGTATACTAATGCTATTAATGTAAAGCAAAATGATAATGGGATAGTAAACATTTTAGCTCAAGCTGCAACTACTGATCCTTTATTACACAAGGTAACTGACGTGCCAGGCAAAGCTAAAATTGAACTAGCTGAGTTATATTATAATACTCTATTTTTTCCCAGTGAAGAAACTTTTATGAAAATAAGGGGAAAAGATCCTGAGAAAGCATGGGGAAATTTTATAGCCCAAGCGGTAAATAAAAATGGGTGTGTAGCTAATGGAAAAGGACAAGGTATATATAAAGGATGCGATGAGTATTATTCTCTTGAGAATTTGTTAAAGTCCCTTGATAACCTAAAAAATATTACCGAAAGAAACTATCAAAAAGCAAAAAGTATAGAAAGCGGTCCAACTCAGTATACTACTGTTGAGTCAGCTCTCAAAGAGAAAGATAGAGTGAACAATTTTGCAGTAACCGGTAATGATCTAGATAACTTAAGGCAAATAGCTGCTTTTTTTGCGCATATGACAACAGAGACTGGAGGTTCTGATGGCTATCAATCAAACATTAGTGCTGCATATGCATTTTCTGCAGTCCAAGAAGGAAATTGTGGCAATGGAGATGATTGTGAACAATATAAAGTTACTAGCCAGCCAAGCGGAGGCAATTTTCCTCAATGGCAGAAGTATACAAATGAGAATTATTATGGAAGAGGCGGAAAGCAATTAACCTACTGGGAAAACTACGAATACTATTCACAAGCGCTATATGGTGATTTCAGATTATTAGAAAACCCAGGATTATTAGTAGAGGGCGATAAACAATATTCTCCAGGAGAATATGGTCTTACAACGTCTTTGGCATACTTATTACTTAGATATCATGATAATTGCCAAACATTAGAAACAAGAGATAAAAATAATAATCCTATTGTAAATGCTAATTGTGGACCTTATTATCCTTCTGTTGATTTTGATAAACCTTCTATGATAGAAGCTTTCGGCGAAGAAAATAGCATACAAACATTCAGAAGTAAGCAATGGATTACTCTTTCGGATAAATACGGTAAGCCTGGATTTGGCCTTTCCATAAACCTTATTAATGGCGGTGTTGAATGTAGGGCAGATATGACCTACCAAGCTATGAATAGGATTAACTTTTATATTGAATATTTAGTACGGTTTGGAGCTGATATTAAAAATGTAGTAATTAGTTATAAAAGTGGCTCGGAGAATGTGTTTACAAAAGTAGATTTAATCCATAATATGATTAATAATTCAGAAGGCGCTTCTGATGTTAGTGAATGGTTTACAAAATATACAACTTCTCCTTTACTAGAAATGCAAGATGGTAAAGATAAACTTGGTATTTATTCTAATTTAGATAAAATATCCCACATAACTATTGTATACGGAAATGGTTATGTTGAACATTTAGATTGTATAGGATACCGTACCATAGGAGAATGA
- a CDS encoding MliC family protein — MKRIKSLLICLLLFVYACSECYSHGLEIEKDAQNTFVDNKKEKIIVTFYSLSDKSLSFIKLIYQGEEYTLPQVVSADGARFADGRDICIWFKGSNLYLDKNTQPSQRREFYLETSG; from the coding sequence ATGAAAAGAATTAAGAGTTTATTGATATGCTTATTATTATTTGTTTACGCGTGTTCAGAATGTTATAGCCATGGTTTAGAGATAGAAAAAGATGCTCAAAACACTTTCGTGGATAATAAAAAAGAGAAAATAATTGTAACATTTTACTCATTGTCGGATAAAAGTCTTAGTTTTATTAAGTTAATTTACCAGGGTGAAGAGTATACTTTACCTCAAGTGGTTTCAGCAGATGGTGCTAGATTTGCTGATGGTAGAGATATATGTATTTGGTTTAAAGGGAGCAATCTGTATTTAGATAAAAATACACAGCCTTCCCAACGAAGAGAGTTTTACTTAGAAACGAGTGGGTGA
- a CDS encoding multidrug effflux MFS transporter yields MWNYSPLKTILILGPMVFAFALAMDVYMPVLPAMKESLQTTQSMVQITLSLFLVVTGVGQLFLGPLSDQFGRFRIILLSSLLFLLGSALCALSDTISLLILSRVVQALGCCGLSVVAFAIVRDAFSGKTSSMIYSFINAIISISPIIGPLIGVELAIHFEWQAAFVLLTFLAFLTFLIIAFFVKESLPIERRKKMSLNVFARYFQVSKSLQFWAYSLTAVSGMSAFFVLFSMTPYIITYLGYPLSKIYVMFGLAGVAYLVGSLFAGVVVNRIGVYKTAILGVSCVFMAGVLSLTIYLIYGLSLWGFFVPCFFATFGSAFTSGTGASGSLEPFYEFVGVAAALFGTMEFAISGLIGSVAMLFPATSSFPIAITMIITSIITIVLLILINKKTKLISKN; encoded by the coding sequence ATGTGGAATTATTCTCCTCTTAAAACGATTCTTATTTTGGGGCCTATGGTTTTTGCTTTTGCATTGGCTATGGATGTTTATATGCCTGTTCTACCTGCTATGAAAGAGTCTTTACAGACAACTCAATCGATGGTGCAAATAACATTATCATTATTTTTGGTAGTAACTGGAGTAGGGCAGCTTTTTCTTGGACCGTTATCAGATCAGTTTGGTAGGTTTAGAATTATATTGCTATCATCACTGTTATTTTTGTTGGGCTCAGCTTTGTGTGCATTATCAGATACTATAAGTCTACTAATCCTCTCTAGGGTTGTCCAAGCTTTGGGCTGCTGTGGTTTGTCTGTTGTTGCTTTTGCTATTGTAAGAGATGCTTTTTCAGGTAAAACTAGTTCAATGATATACAGCTTTATTAACGCGATAATATCGATTTCGCCTATTATAGGACCTCTTATTGGAGTAGAATTAGCTATACACTTTGAGTGGCAAGCAGCATTTGTTTTACTGACATTTTTAGCATTTTTAACTTTTTTAATAATAGCTTTTTTTGTTAAAGAGAGTTTGCCAATAGAAAGACGCAAAAAAATGTCTTTGAATGTTTTTGCAAGGTATTTTCAGGTTTCAAAATCATTGCAGTTTTGGGCTTATTCTTTGACAGCTGTGTCAGGTATGTCAGCTTTTTTTGTGCTATTTTCGATGACACCGTATATCATTACTTATTTAGGGTATCCTTTATCTAAAATATATGTGATGTTTGGTTTAGCTGGTGTTGCCTATCTTGTAGGCTCTTTATTTGCTGGAGTTGTTGTAAATAGAATAGGTGTTTATAAAACAGCTATTTTAGGCGTTAGTTGTGTGTTTATGGCTGGCGTTTTATCTTTGACTATATACCTTATCTATGGTTTATCTTTGTGGGGGTTTTTTGTTCCTTGTTTCTTTGCAACGTTTGGTTCAGCATTCACTTCAGGAACTGGGGCTAGTGGTAGTTTAGAGCCATTTTATGAATTTGTAGGAGTAGCAGCTGCGTTGTTTGGCACTATGGAGTTTGCTATTAGTGGATTGATAGGAAGTGTAGCGATGTTATTTCCAGCAACAAGTTCCTTTCCGATTGCTATAACTATGATTATTACTTCTATTATCACAATAGTGTTATTGATTCTCATAAATAAAAAAACCAAACTAATATCTAAGAATTAA
- the nhaD gene encoding sodium:proton antiporter NhaD — protein sequence MLKRFSLITTVILLPFLSFANNESSLKVISVNAINQPLAIVAIAIFVLAYLLVMTEDYTKLNKSKPVILAAGVIWIIVAIVGESFGANKIVQSNFDHIMTEYGELLLFLLVAMAYINLMEDRNIFAKLKSTLLRSGFGYLAIFWLTGIISFFLSAIADNLTTALVMSTVAISIGKDNKKFITMACVNIVVAANAGGAFSPFGDITTLMVWQTGVVSFREFFAIFIPSLVNFLIPAIIMSFFLPKMLARSIIEEKVQLKRGAIPVIVLFILTIITAVAFEHILHLPPSLGMMTGLGYVMIYNYFYGWKINRESRQGHKMPPHAFDIFDKIKEAEWDTLLFFYGILISVQGLAALGYLEVASQYIYTDMLSIAPSLFSAHTQANTIIGIFSAIVDNIPVMFAVLSMHPTMEHTQWLLVTLTAGVGGSLLSIGSAAGVAVMGKSKGKYTFIGHLKWTWVIAIGYFASIVVHVLINS from the coding sequence ATGTTAAAAAGATTTAGTTTAATAACAACAGTAATCCTTCTGCCTTTTCTTAGCTTTGCTAATAATGAGTCATCTTTAAAAGTCATTAGTGTAAACGCTATAAACCAACCACTGGCTATAGTTGCTATTGCTATCTTTGTCCTAGCCTACCTACTCGTAATGACAGAAGACTACACAAAGCTTAATAAATCCAAGCCCGTTATACTAGCCGCTGGTGTTATCTGGATAATTGTTGCTATCGTGGGTGAATCTTTTGGAGCTAACAAAATCGTTCAGAGTAATTTTGACCATATAATGACTGAATATGGTGAATTACTTTTATTCTTGTTAGTTGCTATGGCTTATATAAATCTAATGGAAGATAGAAATATATTTGCAAAGCTCAAAAGCACCCTTCTAAGGTCAGGCTTTGGATATCTAGCAATATTTTGGCTTACAGGTATAATTTCATTCTTTTTATCTGCTATAGCTGATAATTTAACTACCGCTTTAGTAATGAGCACTGTAGCTATCTCCATAGGTAAGGATAATAAAAAGTTTATAACTATGGCGTGTGTTAACATTGTAGTTGCAGCTAATGCTGGTGGCGCGTTCTCACCCTTTGGAGATATAACTACACTCATGGTATGGCAAACTGGAGTTGTTAGTTTCAGGGAGTTTTTTGCTATCTTTATTCCTTCGTTAGTCAATTTTTTAATACCTGCAATTATAATGAGTTTCTTTTTACCAAAAATGCTGGCTAGATCTATCATAGAGGAAAAAGTACAACTAAAAAGAGGAGCTATACCTGTCATAGTATTATTTATCTTGACGATTATAACAGCTGTGGCATTTGAACATATTTTACACCTCCCTCCATCTCTTGGTATGATGACTGGACTTGGGTATGTAATGATATATAACTACTTCTATGGCTGGAAAATAAATAGAGAAAGTAGGCAAGGTCATAAAATGCCTCCTCATGCTTTTGATATTTTCGATAAAATAAAAGAAGCTGAATGGGATACTTTACTTTTTTTCTATGGAATATTAATTTCTGTACAAGGCTTAGCAGCACTTGGGTATTTGGAAGTTGCCTCTCAGTATATATACACAGACATGCTGTCGATTGCTCCAAGCCTATTTTCAGCGCATACCCAGGCAAATACTATAATTGGCATTTTCTCAGCTATCGTTGATAATATACCTGTTATGTTCGCTGTATTAAGCATGCATCCAACTATGGAACATACTCAATGGTTACTAGTTACTCTTACAGCTGGAGTTGGAGGTAGTTTACTATCAATAGGCTCAGCTGCTGGTGTAGCTGTTATGGGTAAATCAAAAGGCAAGTATACTTTTATCGGTCATCTTAAATGGACTTGGGTTATCGCCATAGGCTATTTTGCCAGTATTGTAGTGCATGTACTTATTAATAGCTAA
- a CDS encoding 4'-phosphopantetheinyl transferase family protein: MQNVYIFILATKNFTPIGIAKVLKDRFSIEISPNQKSFSNFIRYWVFSEYFKIKNPLFYVDDNNKPFLISSKDFKFSISHTTETVVIAVANNDIGIDVENINIKRKFLNVAERYFNERESQILRESSNLDKDFYTLWTLKEAQVKRNGLGIAYGFAEAKFSRNNRSWHSDNYPNDFFSFEKNEDIFSVCSKNIANKNISVFNIIEDFSFQEFKIA; the protein is encoded by the coding sequence ATGCAAAATGTCTATATTTTTATTTTGGCTACTAAAAATTTTACACCCATAGGTATAGCTAAAGTTTTAAAGGATAGATTTAGTATTGAAATTAGTCCTAATCAAAAATCATTTTCCAATTTTATTAGGTATTGGGTTTTTAGCGAATATTTCAAAATTAAAAACCCGCTATTTTATGTGGATGATAATAATAAGCCTTTTCTGATAAGCTCTAAAGATTTTAAATTTAGTATTAGCCATACTACAGAAACAGTAGTTATTGCAGTAGCAAATAATGATATAGGAATAGATGTTGAAAATATAAATATAAAAAGAAAATTTCTTAATGTGGCTGAACGCTATTTTAATGAAAGAGAGAGCCAAATATTAAGAGAAAGTAGTAACTTAGATAAAGATTTTTACACCCTTTGGACTCTAAAAGAAGCTCAGGTTAAAAGAAATGGACTAGGAATAGCTTATGGTTTTGCTGAGGCTAAATTTAGCAGAAATAACAGAAGTTGGCACAGTGATAATTACCCTAATGATTTTTTCTCATTTGAAAAGAATGAGGATATTTTTTCAGTTTGCAGTAAAAATATAGCAAATAAGAATATAAGCGTTTTTAATATCATAGAAGACTTTAGTTTTCAGGAGTTCAAGATAGCATAA
- the trhP gene encoding prephenate-dependent tRNA uridine(34) hydroxylase TrhP: MKRPELLSPAGTLKAMRYAFAYGADAVYVGQPRYSLRARNNEFSKLEVLQTAINEAHALGKKIMLANNIAPHNAKIRTYIKDITPVIALKPDAMIMSDPGMIMLIREHFPDQEIHLSVQANAVNYETVRFWQKFGIKRVVLSRELSLKEIAEIKENCPDMEIETFVHGSLCMAYSGRCLLSGYYNHRDPNQGVCNNACRNNYKVTEAKQNEWGDIVPTTVKPTLGIGKPSEKIVLIENDKEPGQYNPMFEDEHGTYIMNSKDLRAIQHVEYLTKIGVDCFKIEGRTKSFFYAARTAQLYNQAIKDTLAEKPFDMTLMDKLEGLAHRGYTEGFYRRHVHDEYQKYDNSDSRSSTQQFVGEITHFDEYTGYADVNVRNKIKIGDSIELMLPSGNRQIIVDNMLDKDGHHLDEAKGSGYQAKIRFDNISPEDMKFALMIKNL; the protein is encoded by the coding sequence ATGAAAAGACCAGAACTACTTTCTCCTGCTGGAACACTTAAGGCTATGCGTTATGCTTTTGCGTACGGCGCAGATGCTGTTTATGTTGGACAGCCTAGGTATAGCCTAAGAGCCCGCAATAATGAATTTTCAAAATTAGAAGTTCTTCAAACAGCTATAAATGAAGCTCATGCTTTAGGCAAGAAAATTATGTTAGCAAATAACATAGCCCCTCATAATGCAAAAATCAGAACCTATATAAAAGATATAACTCCTGTAATAGCGCTCAAACCTGATGCTATGATAATGTCTGATCCTGGGATGATAATGTTAATTAGGGAGCATTTTCCTGACCAAGAAATACACTTATCAGTGCAAGCAAATGCTGTAAATTATGAAACTGTGAGATTCTGGCAGAAATTTGGCATCAAGAGAGTTGTGCTTTCCAGAGAATTATCACTAAAAGAAATAGCTGAAATCAAAGAAAACTGCCCTGATATGGAAATAGAAACTTTTGTGCATGGATCTCTTTGTATGGCATACTCTGGCAGATGTCTATTATCAGGCTACTATAACCATAGAGACCCTAACCAAGGAGTTTGTAATAATGCTTGCAGAAACAATTATAAGGTTACTGAAGCTAAGCAAAATGAATGGGGAGATATTGTACCTACAACAGTCAAACCAACTCTAGGAATTGGTAAACCATCAGAAAAAATTGTACTAATAGAAAATGATAAAGAACCAGGGCAGTATAACCCAATGTTTGAGGATGAACATGGTACATACATAATGAACTCAAAAGATCTACGAGCTATCCAGCATGTAGAATACCTAACAAAAATTGGGGTTGATTGTTTTAAAATAGAAGGACGAACTAAATCTTTCTTTTATGCTGCTAGAACTGCTCAATTATATAACCAAGCTATCAAAGACACTTTAGCTGAAAAACCCTTTGATATGACTTTAATGGACAAACTAGAAGGTTTAGCACATCGGGGATATACAGAAGGTTTCTATCGCCGCCATGTGCACGATGAATACCAAAAATATGACAACTCTGACTCTCGCAGTTCTACTCAGCAATTCGTTGGTGAAATCACACATTTTGATGAGTATACTGGCTACGCTGATGTTAATGTACGCAATAAAATAAAAATCGGTGATAGCATAGAACTTATGCTACCTTCAGGAAACCGTCAGATTATAGTTGATAACATGTTAGATAAAGATGGACATCACCTTGATGAGGCAAAAGGTAGTGGTTATCAGGCTAAAATAAGATTTGATAATATCTCACCTGAAGATATGAAATTTGCTCTAATGATTAAAAATTTATAA
- a CDS encoding TolC family protein, with the protein MKKILVCLVGLFSANLLFAVDTTSVVTEPKYNTAGRPIGTDVSENPYSVAKQYAKADLIKKDNRFYDLKKADEMAMVGPTEEKFYSLVDIYNLAAEHNAEYLAARSTFASNIETVPKALGGLLPKIDFQYNLRRDIYDEFGGQVRDTANNFNFSGEQVLFDWSKWKTFTQATYLQKSYAMIYAKAEQTLIMNTVTAYFELLRAEQALQFQLANEAWNKKLYITQEHQYKAGIVSYADLKTTDAQYRQAIADRVDAQKSLIAAKATMAKLIGKRISSILYISKSTEFGSPIPNDISYWLKTAEQYNLDIAQKEFEYQAAQEGVGIQWGNFFPKANLTGGINMSRNNLSGNPQQLQQIPTKYDVANISGNVNWNLLKGGSDFAQLKQASYDNQAANYALLQTKREVYAGTVEAFQTVVLDAVRIEAFKKSVYSGLASVKAILEGFEAGTQTIVDLLNRQAILVQAQLSFADSIFNYVEHYAQLKQLQGSLTYKDIGYINLLLGKTNIISQIAIE; encoded by the coding sequence ATGAAAAAGATTTTAGTGTGTTTGGTGGGATTGTTTAGTGCGAATTTACTTTTTGCAGTAGATACAACTTCTGTCGTTACTGAACCAAAATATAATACTGCTGGCAGACCTATAGGTACAGATGTTTCTGAAAATCCATATAGTGTTGCTAAACAGTATGCTAAAGCTGACCTAATCAAAAAAGATAACCGATTCTATGATCTTAAAAAAGCCGATGAAATGGCTATGGTTGGTCCTACTGAGGAGAAATTTTATAGTTTAGTAGATATTTATAATTTAGCGGCTGAACATAACGCTGAGTATTTAGCAGCTAGATCGACATTTGCTTCTAATATAGAGACAGTTCCTAAAGCTTTAGGTGGGTTACTACCAAAGATAGACTTTCAATATAACCTTAGAAGAGATATTTATGATGAGTTTGGTGGTCAAGTTAGAGACACTGCGAATAATTTTAATTTTAGTGGTGAGCAAGTGCTTTTTGATTGGAGTAAATGGAAAACTTTTACACAAGCTACTTACTTACAGAAATCTTACGCGATGATTTATGCAAAAGCCGAGCAAACTCTTATCATGAATACGGTAACAGCATATTTTGAACTTCTAAGAGCAGAACAAGCCCTACAGTTTCAGCTTGCAAATGAGGCTTGGAACAAAAAACTATATATTACACAAGAGCATCAGTATAAAGCTGGTATAGTATCTTATGCTGACTTAAAAACTACTGATGCTCAATATCGTCAAGCAATAGCTGACAGAGTGGATGCTCAAAAGAGCTTGATAGCAGCAAAAGCAACTATGGCAAAGCTTATAGGTAAGAGAATAAGCTCTATTTTGTATATTTCTAAGTCAACAGAGTTTGGTTCTCCTATTCCAAATGATATTAGCTACTGGTTAAAAACAGCAGAACAGTATAATTTGGATATTGCGCAAAAAGAATTTGAATATCAAGCTGCGCAAGAGGGTGTAGGTATTCAGTGGGGTAACTTTTTTCCAAAAGCTAACTTAACTGGTGGAATCAATATGTCGAGGAACAATCTATCTGGTAATCCTCAGCAGTTACAACAGATTCCCACTAAATACGATGTAGCAAACATCTCTGGTAATGTTAATTGGAACCTTCTAAAGGGAGGATCTGATTTTGCTCAACTCAAACAGGCAAGTTACGATAATCAAGCAGCTAACTATGCTTTACTTCAGACTAAGAGAGAAGTCTATGCTGGCACTGTTGAAGCCTTTCAGACTGTGGTTTTAGACGCAGTTAGGATAGAAGCTTTTAAAAAATCAGTTTATTCAGGTTTAGCTTCTGTTAAAGCTATTTTAGAAGGCTTTGAAGCGGGCACGCAGACAATAGTAGACTTATTAAACCGACAAGCGATACTTGTACAAGCACAGCTTTCGTTTGCTGACTCTATATTTAACTACGTTGAGCATTATGCTCAATTAAAGCAATTGCAAGGTAGCTTAACCTATAAGGATATAGGATATATAAACTTACTGTTAGGCAAGACTAATATCATTTCACAAATTGCTATCGAGTAA
- a CDS encoding protein-L-isoaspartate O-methyltransferase family protein yields MNFEFARENMIKQQVLPEGIPVGALVDAMASTPREKFLPQEYQSLAYCDTRFIINGREVRSPMLIAKLVNALNVKYDDNVLQLELDCGYTTALLAKISNHVDVLGYDENIMGSVKRALVSQNIQNIDFSMVEHIQSIIDSQKKYDCIYILNPVKADQIDESLLGLLEISGRLVFVVRNDVCDKAYLTTRVDDESYEKNFLFDIYNK; encoded by the coding sequence ATGAATTTTGAATTTGCTAGAGAAAATATGATTAAACAGCAAGTTTTGCCTGAGGGGATTCCCGTTGGAGCGCTTGTTGATGCTATGGCAAGTACTCCACGTGAGAAGTTTTTACCACAAGAGTACCAAAGTTTAGCATATTGTGATACAAGATTTATAATTAATGGTAGAGAAGTAAGAAGCCCAATGCTAATAGCAAAGTTAGTAAATGCTCTTAATGTTAAGTACGATGATAATGTTTTGCAGCTTGAGTTAGATTGTGGTTATACAACGGCACTTTTAGCAAAGATTAGTAACCATGTAGATGTTTTAGGCTATGACGAAAATATAATGGGTTCAGTTAAAAGAGCACTTGTAAGCCAAAATATTCAAAATATTGATTTTAGTATGGTAGAACATATTCAATCTATTATTGATAGCCAAAAAAAGTATGACTGTATATATATCTTAAACCCAGTAAAAGCAGATCAAATCGATGAATCCTTATTGGGCTTGTTAGAAATATCAGGAAGATTAGTATTTGTAGTTCGAAATGATGTCTGTGATAAAGCTTACCTGACAACTAGAGTTGATGATGAATCATATGAGAAAAATTTTCTTTTTGATATATATAACAAATAA